A window of the Desulfobacula toluolica Tol2 genome harbors these coding sequences:
- a CDS encoding SLC13 family permease has product MPELNLDIIVVTAILIASLSLLITEKIAVDKTAIGIMVALAITGILSPGETISGFANPAVITVGAMFLLSHGLIRTGAVGFISERILHFSKGNKTRAVFLILSTVALASAFINNTPVVVLFIPIVMGLSCECDFSPSKLLIPLSYVSILAGTCTLIGTSTNIIVSDLSTQFGFEPLSMFELSQVGIPIAIIGIVFLIFISPRILPGRTAPVCELDETKSNRYIAELIVSQNSPLIGEEHIIEYAREQLGLSVIEVFRNGNIFDPVRSPLTVKQEDILLVKGSAEDIVSCLKKQIMELAHGEENMAFGHGLKDDLIVELIVPPMSGLLREKLLSTELQNDPEIKIIAIRTRRHHYSYRKITTVKLKVGDTILVRCPREKLSKIRNSNEFIVIEDIHYSMIDTEKARMAALIFVGVVFCASTGLADILVCSLAGVFLMTLTNCLRLKDAYRSLESEVLLLIVGTIALGVAMQKTGATQLYADAFLSLFDGKSPHAVLLGVIFLSSFCTHILSNNATAVLLLPIAVTTAASFGVDPRPFIIGICFGASACFATPIGYQTNLLVYGPGRYRFSDYIKIGLPLNIIVIVLSSILIPFFWPF; this is encoded by the coding sequence ATGCCTGAACTGAATTTAGATATTATTGTTGTTACGGCTATCCTGATAGCGTCATTAAGCCTTCTGATAACTGAGAAAATAGCAGTTGATAAGACTGCCATTGGCATTATGGTTGCCCTTGCAATTACTGGCATCCTAAGCCCTGGTGAAACTATTTCCGGCTTTGCAAATCCTGCTGTGATAACTGTGGGGGCAATGTTTCTTTTAAGTCATGGCCTGATTCGGACAGGTGCGGTTGGGTTTATCAGCGAGCGTATTTTGCATTTTTCAAAAGGGAACAAAACCCGCGCCGTCTTTCTTATTCTCTCAACAGTCGCTCTGGCCTCTGCCTTTATCAACAACACCCCGGTAGTTGTCTTGTTTATCCCCATTGTTATGGGGTTGAGCTGTGAGTGCGATTTCTCACCTTCCAAGCTGCTGATTCCACTATCTTATGTGTCGATTCTTGCCGGCACTTGCACCCTGATCGGCACCTCCACCAACATTATTGTCAGTGACCTTTCAACACAATTTGGCTTTGAGCCGCTTTCCATGTTTGAACTCAGCCAGGTAGGCATTCCCATCGCAATTATTGGGATTGTTTTTTTGATTTTTATCTCTCCGAGAATATTACCCGGGCGAACAGCACCGGTCTGTGAACTGGATGAAACAAAATCAAACCGATATATTGCCGAGCTGATTGTTTCCCAAAACAGTCCCTTGATCGGTGAAGAACACATCATTGAATATGCCCGGGAGCAACTGGGCCTGAGTGTCATTGAAGTGTTTCGGAATGGAAATATTTTTGATCCCGTCCGAAGCCCGCTTACCGTCAAACAAGAGGATATTCTTCTTGTTAAAGGCTCTGCAGAAGATATTGTTTCATGCCTGAAAAAGCAGATCATGGAACTGGCACATGGAGAGGAAAACATGGCCTTCGGACACGGTCTTAAGGACGACCTGATTGTTGAATTGATTGTACCGCCCATGTCTGGATTGCTGCGGGAAAAACTATTGTCTACTGAACTTCAAAATGATCCGGAAATTAAGATTATCGCTATCCGGACCCGTCGTCACCATTATTCATACCGAAAGATAACAACGGTAAAGCTTAAAGTCGGCGATACCATACTGGTGCGCTGTCCCAGGGAAAAGCTTTCCAAAATACGAAATTCCAATGAATTTATTGTCATTGAAGATATTCACTATTCCATGATTGATACAGAAAAAGCCCGAATGGCAGCCCTTATATTTGTAGGTGTGGTATTCTGTGCATCAACCGGCCTTGCAGATATACTTGTCTGTTCTCTTGCGGGAGTATTCTTAATGACACTCACCAATTGTCTTCGCTTGAAAGATGCCTATCGTTCCCTGGAATCCGAAGTTTTGCTGCTGATTGTCGGCACGATTGCCCTGGGGGTTGCCATGCAGAAAACCGGTGCAACACAGCTTTATGCCGATGCATTTTTAAGCCTTTTTGACGGCAAAAGTCCCCATGCTGTTCTTCTCGGGGTGATTTTTCTTTCCAGCTTCTGTACACATATATTGAGCAATAATGCCACGGCCGTTCTTTTGCTGCCCATTGCCGTGACGACTGCAGCGTCATTTGGTGTCGATCCCCGACCTTTTATAATAGGTATCTGCTTTGGTGCCAGTGCCTGTTTTGCAACTCCCATCGGGTATCAGACCAATTTACTGGTATACGGCCCCGGGCGTTACCGGTTTTCAGATTACATAAAAATAGGGCTGCCGCTGAATATAATTGTGATTGTCCTTTCTTCTATTTTGATTCCTTTTTTCTGGCCTTTTTGA
- a CDS encoding NAD(P)/FAD-dependent oxidoreductase: protein MIKQITLRVSSESVHDSKALKKAAAKALKIPIDAIDAVQTRRCSLDARSKMPVFELQVLVYSGEPVKDLLIPVSFKPVSSSKKIIVVGSGPAGLFAALRLIEHGIIPVVLERGKDVKQRRFDLKTINADGICNQDSNYCFGEGGAGTYSDGKLYTRSTKRGNVGRMLSILVQHGANHDILVNAHPHIGSNKLPGIIKSIRNTILSCNGEIHFNTRVKDLIMEHDRIKGVRTDNDEFLADGVILATGHSARDVYMMLDRCGIALESKPFAMGVRVEHPQEIINFMQYGKNAKSHDLPAASYSFSCQVGKTGVYSFCMCPGGMLVPAATSPGELVLNGMSNSYRNLSRANAGMVVTIDASLHEKYSRHKYFSGIELQKELEKKAFEAGGKTLAAPAQRLTDFLEDKLSAELPKTSYIPGAVSYPLSKVLGPVITEALKSGFGIFNRQKKGYVTREAVVLAVESRTSSPVRIPRIQNTRMHPQVVGLFPVGEGAGYAGGIVSSALDGEAGADAASALL from the coding sequence ATGATCAAACAGATAACCCTGAGAGTTTCTTCGGAGTCTGTTCATGACTCCAAGGCACTGAAAAAAGCTGCTGCAAAAGCTTTAAAGATTCCTATTGATGCCATTGATGCGGTTCAGACCCGGAGGTGTTCTCTGGATGCAAGGAGCAAAATGCCTGTGTTCGAGCTTCAGGTATTGGTCTACTCAGGCGAGCCTGTTAAGGATCTTTTGATACCGGTCAGCTTTAAACCGGTTAGCAGTTCAAAAAAAATCATTGTTGTAGGAAGCGGGCCGGCCGGTCTTTTTGCAGCACTTAGATTGATTGAACATGGCATTATTCCCGTTGTCCTGGAAAGGGGAAAGGATGTTAAACAAAGGCGATTTGACCTGAAAACCATCAATGCCGACGGGATCTGCAATCAGGATTCCAATTATTGTTTTGGTGAAGGTGGAGCAGGCACTTACAGCGATGGCAAGCTCTATACCCGGTCAACAAAACGGGGGAATGTTGGAAGGATGCTTTCCATTCTTGTTCAGCATGGTGCAAATCATGATATTCTGGTCAATGCTCACCCGCATATCGGGTCCAACAAGCTGCCAGGGATTATAAAATCCATAAGGAACACGATCTTGTCCTGTAATGGTGAGATTCATTTCAACACTCGAGTGAAAGATCTTATCATGGAGCATGACAGGATCAAGGGTGTCAGAACCGATAACGACGAATTTCTTGCCGATGGTGTGATTCTTGCCACAGGCCATTCTGCAAGAGATGTTTATATGATGCTGGACCGATGCGGCATTGCCCTTGAATCAAAACCCTTTGCAATGGGTGTCAGAGTGGAACATCCCCAGGAGATTATCAATTTTATGCAGTATGGGAAAAATGCCAAAAGCCATGATCTTCCCGCCGCCAGCTATTCGTTTTCTTGTCAGGTTGGCAAAACAGGGGTTTATTCTTTCTGCATGTGTCCTGGCGGAATGCTTGTCCCTGCAGCCACAAGTCCCGGAGAACTGGTGTTGAACGGGATGTCGAATTCTTATAGGAATCTGTCTCGTGCCAATGCCGGAATGGTTGTAACCATTGATGCATCCCTGCATGAAAAATACAGCCGACACAAATATTTTTCAGGCATTGAGCTTCAAAAGGAGTTGGAAAAGAAGGCTTTTGAAGCAGGTGGCAAAACTCTTGCAGCGCCTGCCCAGCGTTTGACGGATTTTCTGGAAGACAAGCTTTCTGCAGAATTACCCAAAACCTCCTATATTCCAGGAGCAGTCAGTTATCCTTTAAGCAAAGTCCTGGGACCGGTTATCACAGAAGCCCTTAAATCCGGCTTTGGTATTTTTAACCGGCAAAAAAAAGGGTATGTCACCCGGGAAGCTGTGGTACTGGCTGTGGAAAGTCGTACCAGTTCTCCTGTCAGGATTCCAAGGATTCAGAATACACGAATGCACCCCCAGGTTGTGGGATTATTCCCGGTCGGTGAAGGTGCGGGGTATGCAGGCGGTATTGTATCCTCTGCTCTTGACGGCGAAGCCGGTGCTGACGCAGCATCGGCCTTATTATAG
- the dbpA gene encoding ATP-dependent RNA helicase DbpA, translating to MKAFTALPLTKPMIENLETLGYQEMTPVQAGSLPHVLKGEDLLAQAKTGSGKTAAFGIGLLHNLNVKRFRVQALVMCPTRELAEQVAGELRRIARFKHNIKIVTICGGVPFLPQQISLEHQGHIVVGTPGRIEQHLKRKTMNLDHVTTLVLDEADRMLDVGFADSIEMIMGYVPKHRQTLLFSATFPKPILDLSTRFQKNAHQVVVDVEHEENVIRQYFFEAGWEWKPVVTAQILDAYKPASALIFCNTKLQCKSLSKFLEAKGFSSLAIHGDLEQKDRTQILVRFSNGSTPILVATDVAARGLDISGLSAVINFDLPFEPEVYIHRIGRTGRAGKEGMAFSLMTPKEQFRLEEINTLMGTAFEVSDIEDLEPATKEHATPAMVTFSINGGRKAKLRPGDILGALTKDAGIDGSCVGKIDCFEFYSYVAIERTMADKAQKALFRNKIKGRNFIVHRHE from the coding sequence ATGAAAGCTTTTACCGCATTACCATTAACCAAGCCAATGATCGAAAATCTGGAGACCCTGGGATACCAGGAGATGACTCCGGTTCAGGCGGGGAGTTTGCCCCATGTGCTTAAAGGAGAAGACCTGCTGGCCCAGGCCAAGACAGGTAGTGGGAAAACCGCAGCCTTTGGCATAGGATTGCTGCACAACCTGAATGTAAAGCGCTTCAGGGTGCAAGCCCTGGTGATGTGTCCCACCCGCGAACTGGCAGAACAGGTGGCAGGCGAGCTGCGGCGCATAGCCCGGTTTAAACACAATATCAAGATTGTAACCATCTGCGGCGGAGTGCCCTTTTTACCCCAGCAGATTTCTCTGGAGCATCAGGGACATATTGTGGTGGGAACTCCAGGACGTATTGAACAGCATTTAAAACGCAAAACAATGAATCTTGATCATGTCACAACACTTGTTCTGGACGAGGCGGACAGAATGCTGGATGTTGGTTTTGCCGACAGCATTGAAATGATTATGGGTTATGTTCCAAAACATCGTCAGACCCTTCTTTTTTCCGCCACATTTCCAAAGCCGATCCTTGACTTAAGTACTCGGTTTCAGAAAAACGCGCATCAGGTGGTGGTGGATGTTGAACACGAAGAAAACGTTATTAGGCAATATTTCTTCGAAGCCGGGTGGGAATGGAAGCCCGTTGTTACGGCTCAGATTTTAGATGCATATAAACCGGCATCAGCACTGATTTTCTGCAACACCAAATTGCAGTGCAAGTCTCTTTCAAAGTTCCTTGAGGCAAAAGGATTTTCATCTCTGGCCATTCACGGAGACCTTGAACAGAAGGATCGAACCCAAATATTGGTGCGCTTTTCCAACGGCAGCACCCCCATTCTGGTAGCCACGGACGTGGCAGCCAGGGGACTTGATATCTCAGGTTTGAGTGCGGTAATCAATTTTGACCTCCCGTTTGAGCCGGAGGTGTATATCCACCGCATAGGCCGGACAGGCCGGGCCGGAAAAGAGGGAATGGCTTTTTCCCTTATGACGCCCAAAGAACAATTCAGACTCGAAGAAATAAACACCCTTATGGGCACGGCTTTTGAGGTATCCGATATCGAAGATCTTGAGCCCGCAACCAAAGAGCACGCCACCCCTGCCATGGTGACCTTCTCCATCAATGGTGGGCGAAAAGCCAAACTTCGGCCTGGAGATATCCTGGGTGCTTTGACCAAGGATGCCGGAATCGACGGAAGCTGCGTGGGCAAAATCGACTGCTTTGAGTTTTATTCCTACGTTGCCATTGAGCGCACCATGGCTGATAAAGCTCAAAAAGCGCTCTTTAGAAACAAGATCAAGGGGCGTAACTTTATTGTCCACAGACATGAGTAA
- the rsgA gene encoding ribosome small subunit-dependent GTPase A — protein MKIKQNNSPSPSPGQKGVIVAHHGIAVDILFASGERRKVKVKRRAGHVVGDNVAVQEQRLTRLPRKTQLCRRDSRGSVRIIGANLDVLGVVISHLPLPTPGYIDQAIVAAREADLTPILVINKKDLEGSEPFIAKIRNTYTGIVDIFAVSSSTGEGLDELTLFLGQGFRSFFVGITGVGKSSLLNAICPTLDLQIGQLYEAGKRGCNTTTVSTLHSLPGGGELVDTPGFNEFGLVDISTEDLAGYFPGFEDAMESRCRFRDCRHRTEPGCAVLQLVESKKITRERYATYLAIFDQLEAGEARFKTRR, from the coding sequence TTGAAAATCAAGCAAAATAACTCCCCGAGTCCTTCTCCTGGCCAAAAGGGTGTGATCGTTGCCCACCATGGCATTGCCGTGGATATATTGTTTGCATCGGGAGAACGGCGGAAAGTAAAGGTGAAAAGGCGCGCCGGTCATGTTGTCGGCGACAACGTGGCAGTGCAGGAGCAACGCCTTACCCGGCTGCCGCGTAAAACTCAACTTTGCAGAAGGGATTCCCGGGGCAGTGTCCGAATTATCGGAGCCAACCTGGATGTTCTCGGCGTGGTGATTTCACACCTGCCTTTGCCGACACCCGGATATATTGACCAGGCCATTGTTGCCGCAAGAGAGGCCGACCTGACGCCGATACTGGTGATCAACAAGAAAGATCTTGAAGGTTCAGAACCCTTTATTGCTAAAATTAGAAACACCTACACAGGAATCGTGGATATTTTTGCTGTAAGCTCGTCTACAGGAGAAGGGCTTGACGAGTTAACCTTGTTTTTGGGACAGGGGTTCAGAAGCTTTTTTGTGGGCATCACAGGGGTGGGCAAAAGCAGCCTGCTCAATGCCATCTGCCCGACACTGGATCTCCAGATCGGCCAGCTCTATGAAGCAGGCAAAAGAGGATGCAATACCACCACGGTTTCCACACTTCATTCACTGCCGGGCGGGGGAGAACTTGTGGACACACCTGGCTTCAACGAGTTCGGGCTGGTGGATATCTCGACAGAGGATCTTGCAGGGTATTTTCCAGGGTTTGAAGACGCTATGGAGAGCCGCTGCCGTTTCCGGGATTGCCGCCACCGCACCGAACCGGGCTGCGCCGTGTTGCAATTGGTTGAAAGCAAAAAAATTACCCGGGAACGGTATGCCACCTATCTTGCGATCTTTGATCAGCTTGAAGCCGGAGAGGCCCGGTTTAAAACCCGGAGGTAG
- a CDS encoding YaeQ family protein has protein sequence MCSFNLKSDSWRVKEQEKLNDLKVSVFQFQWKSIQALAGIVKRTMDFSVTIFRRHGLCLC, from the coding sequence GTGTGTTCGTTTAACTTAAAATCAGATAGTTGGCGGGTTAAAGAACAAGAGAAATTAAATGATTTGAAGGTATCTGTTTTTCAGTTTCAATGGAAAAGCATTCAGGCATTGGCAGGTATAGTGAAACGTACCATGGATTTTTCTGTTACCATTTTTAGACGGCATGGTTTATGTCTCTGCTGA
- a CDS encoding LytR/AlgR family response regulator transcription factor, with protein sequence MTLKTIIIDDEPFVRKDISNMLLSYKKVVVTSQAGSLAEARKKLSQNRFDLVFLDICLSGGTGFDLIPFINPSAKIVFITGHDEYAIRAFEVNALDYLLKPVCPDRLDKTLMRLEPEIKSPVSRNFDHRVLVNLNSGYQFVSPDEIIVISSIGGNYICVHLKNNEQLVCRKTLSEWESLLPESCFFRIHRSTIINMKYIKSMLHEKDGSFHIFLFNRDKSFTVSRRMVSSLKTKIKKMTSEQ encoded by the coding sequence ATGACACTGAAAACAATAATTATTGATGATGAACCTTTTGTCCGAAAGGATATTTCCAATATGTTATTATCATATAAAAAGGTTGTTGTTACAAGCCAGGCAGGAAGTCTTGCCGAGGCCAGAAAAAAATTATCCCAAAACAGGTTTGACCTGGTTTTTCTTGATATCTGCCTGAGCGGAGGAACTGGATTTGACCTGATTCCCTTTATTAATCCATCTGCAAAAATTGTGTTTATCACCGGTCATGATGAATATGCCATACGCGCATTTGAAGTAAATGCCCTTGATTATCTGCTCAAACCGGTTTGCCCGGATCGCCTTGACAAAACCCTTATGCGGCTCGAACCCGAGATAAAAAGCCCTGTTTCAAGAAACTTTGATCATCGAGTTCTTGTCAATCTAAATTCCGGTTATCAGTTTGTTTCCCCGGATGAAATCATTGTTATTTCATCCATAGGGGGCAATTACATCTGTGTTCATTTAAAAAACAATGAACAATTGGTTTGCAGAAAAACACTTTCCGAATGGGAATCCCTTCTTCCTGAATCCTGTTTTTTCCGCATCCACAGGTCCACCATTATTAATATGAAATATATAAAAAGCATGCTCCATGAAAAAGACGGTTCCTTTCATATCTTTCTCTTTAATCGGGACAAAAGTTTTACTGTGAGCAGACGTATGGTATCCAGCCTGAAAACAAAAATAAAAAAAATGACTTCAGAACAATGA
- a CDS encoding response regulator, whose amino-acid sequence MNNNRSFLSGQAVQAKPPVCKTTMPDFLFNPGGLESREDYHVLVVDDDPDNRYFVKTVLLRENIICQTVSNGLNAIERIKSGQIPRLILLDIVMPGLSGYEVCRILRNFFSSSELPIIILTKERRTDELLETHQLGANDYLLKPFSKHELIARVRCQLELLQANKIVKTNRDLEKEIQRQKQKKETARLMAEKERLEKLRYQINPHFLFNALSSIRGAVFSDKKAASQMISHLAEFCRLSLSHGTQNRLTVDQEISFIQHYLFMEKMRFGDYINICVEIEPEVKNVIIPAFVLQPLVENAIKYGTLTSPDFLEVKITIKTHNTDEIFIRISNTGFWISPFNKGGHTGIGLKNIKERLNKFYSGRQCIKKQTNDGQVSIIIILPDTL is encoded by the coding sequence ATGAACAATAATAGATCTTTCCTGTCAGGCCAGGCTGTTCAAGCAAAGCCTCCCGTCTGTAAAACTACAATGCCGGACTTTTTATTCAACCCTGGTGGCCTTGAGTCCCGCGAAGATTACCATGTGCTGGTTGTAGATGATGATCCAGACAACCGTTACTTTGTTAAAACCGTTCTTTTACGGGAAAATATCATATGTCAAACCGTATCAAACGGTCTGAATGCCATAGAAAGGATTAAATCAGGACAAATCCCCCGGCTTATTCTCCTGGATATTGTTATGCCAGGCTTATCAGGTTATGAAGTATGCCGTATATTGAGAAATTTTTTTTCTTCCTCTGAACTGCCGATTATCATTTTGACCAAAGAAAGAAGAACGGATGAACTGTTGGAGACCCACCAATTGGGAGCCAATGATTATCTTTTAAAACCTTTTTCCAAACATGAACTTATTGCAAGAGTCCGATGTCAGCTGGAGTTACTTCAGGCCAATAAAATTGTTAAAACCAACAGAGACCTGGAAAAGGAAATACAAAGGCAAAAACAAAAAAAAGAAACCGCCCGGCTCATGGCGGAAAAAGAAAGACTGGAAAAACTTCGTTACCAGATCAACCCTCATTTTCTCTTTAATGCGCTGTCATCCATTCGAGGTGCTGTTTTCAGCGATAAAAAAGCCGCCAGCCAGATGATTTCCCATCTGGCTGAATTTTGCAGGCTTTCCCTTTCCCATGGGACACAAAATCGCCTTACAGTAGACCAAGAGATTTCTTTCATACAACACTATCTGTTTATGGAAAAAATGCGATTTGGAGATTACATAAATATTTGTGTTGAAATCGAACCGGAAGTTAAAAACGTCATCATACCTGCCTTTGTTCTTCAGCCCCTTGTTGAAAATGCGATCAAATACGGCACCCTGACCAGCCCGGATTTTCTTGAAGTAAAAATAACAATAAAAACCCATAATACCGATGAAATTTTTATCCGAATATCCAACACGGGTTTCTGGATAAGCCCTTTTAATAAAGGGGGACACACAGGCATTGGTCTCAAAAACATCAAAGAAAGATTGAATAAATTTTATTCAGGCCGGCAATGCATAAAAAAACAAACAAATGACGGACAGGTAAGCATTATCATTATCCTGCCGGATACCCTTTAA